The region ATGGTTTTTTTGACCAAACATTGTGTAAGCTATGTGTCCGCCATCGAGTTGACCAACAGGAATCATATTCATTGAAGTTACAAGTAAACCAAACCAGCCGGCACATAAATATGGATAACGATAAATTTCACTCATTGGCGGAAAAAAATTGTTGTGATCAACTAGCAGGTATCTTAAAGATGAAAATAAAATTGAATCTCCAAAAACTAATTTGTAACCATCATTCCCAAATTCTGATGAAAAATAATCAGGATGTATCTGAAGTAAATATTCAATAGATGGAACATGTGTGAAACCGTAAATTAAAATTCCTAAACAAACTATAAAACCAGAAATCGGTCCAGCAATTCCTATATCAAACATTGCCTTCTTTGTGTAAATCGGAGATTTGGTTCTGATAACTGCACCCATTGTTCCAAAGTTAATAAAATACGGAATTGTAGGATATGGAATATAAAATGGTAAAGTTGCCTTAACACGATGATACCTTGCTGCAAAGTAATGTCCAAACTCGTGAAAAGTTATAATCAGCATAATACTTACAGAATAAGGTAATCCCTTTATTAGTAAACTAAATTCATATGGAGGCAGTTGCCCGGTAGTCCATTCAACCCCTGCTAATGTAGTTGTAATAAATGTAACTATAAATAGTCCAATGTGGATCAAAAAGGAATTAATTTTCTTACGCTTTTCGATTGATGTTAGGGTATCCAATAATTCTTACTCGTTATTTAATTTTTCTGAAATTACAACTCAAAATTAAAACCAATATTTGAATAACTTTCTCTTAAATCGTATAACTGCCCATGAATACTTGTTCCTGAAATGTATGAGTAATAAAAACTCAATCCACTTGAATGCCAGTTGCCAAATTTAATACCGAGTGAAATAATGTTGTTACCGATAAACTTTTCAATTCCATTTAGTTTAAAATCGTACGCAATAAAAGGAGTAAAAAGGTCTGTTCCGATTTCCGCCGCAAAATAATCAAATCCTAACTGCAAATTTATTTTTTTTAATTCATCGGGAATAACATGAAAGATATAAGTAAATCCTAAATAAGCTCTTATTGTCTTGCAGCGATAATAAGGAAATAACTCAACAAACTCCTTACTATAAACAAACGGCTCTCTTCCTTCTCTCCATTTTTGAGTTTGAGCATCATATTGCCCATCAACTAAATGTGTGCTTATATGACTTAACCTAAACCTAAAACCGACTTCATTTTCTGTATCAAGTTGCTTTTTATATCCGGTATTTAATCCAAAAAGATAATCAATTGTCTCTACCGGAAATTTGAAATCATCATTGCTTCTTAATCTTGTAAACGTAAAGACATCGGCACCGATTGAAATTGAATAATTATTATCCACCCAATGAACAATATCACGCGAAGCAGAAATATCTAATCTTAATTTATTGTTGTCGGTTGAAATCAGAAACCCTGATTTAGCTTCAAGCATATTTGCTGTAAAGGGCTGAATGTTAATATCAGAAGGAAACCAATTATAACTTTGTGCAATCAGAGCTTGAGACAAGAATAGAGCTATGATAAAAAGTCTTCTGTATTTAATTATCATTTAGAAATCTGTTTGATTTTTTTAATTTTTTGTTTGATAAGTTTATTATAGCTGTACTTAAACTTAGAGGTTAAACTTGATATTGCATAAAGATTTGTCGGGAAAGCAAATGAAGGTTCAAAATAACAATTGACTGTACAGCCCTGACAAAAATCAAATCTCCCTTCATTTTCTAGAAAGAACTTAAATTTTTCTGTTTGACGAATTTCTTTAATTGGTCTGTCAATCGGTATTTTATCATTTGCAAAATGATAGCAAGGTAAAATAATTTCGTTGTCGGGTGAAATTACAATTACCCTTGAAACAGCTTTACAACTTGGATTATTTATATCATTACCACCATCCCGTCTCAGCTTCATAAAGCCCTTATTAAGATAGACATCAATTTTACCATCACAAAAATTATCAATATAATCCACTGCTTCTTCGTTTAATCCTGGATTACCAAAGTAGGAAAAAACTGGATTTACAAGCAGCACTAAATCATAACGTTGTGCAATCTCGTGCATCCTTGGAAGTTTTTTATAAGTTTCATTAGTAGCAGTAAACAAAATATCAGGATACTCGCCAAGTGACTTTGCAATTGTCAGACTTTTTAAAACACTTTTATAGCAATCAACATTTCTGATTTTATTATGTTCATCTTCATCCGGAGAATCAAGAGAAAAATGCAATAGATTTACATTACCTGCTAACTTTTCAGCAAACTTATGATACAAGAGACCATTACTCGTAATACTTGTCTGCATATTAAGCCCGCGCGCAAACTTTGCCATTTCTGCAATATCCTTATTTAGCAAAGGCTCGCCGCCGGTAAGATCAATAAACTTAACACCAAGATCAGCTAACTGAGAAACATTATTTTTAAAATCTTCCAAAGAGGCATTTTTTGTATGTTTAAAAGCTTCGTGATCTGAAAAATGACAAAACTCACAGAATGCATTGCATTTATATGTTACATAATAATTACAAAGCAAAAGCATTAATACTCTCTTCCTTTCCAGACTAATTTTTGATCAGGCAATACAATAAATGGTAAAAGGATAACATAGATAATGTAATATAATTCAAAGTGAAAGAAATATTTCAGATTTTTTTCTATCCCAAGTTTAATATGAACAGGATAGAGTAAAAAGAAATCCAATGCAATCTTAAAGGCAGCTAAGATTAGCCATATTGGTGAATAGAAAAGCGGAGTTAATAAAACAAACAGATTAGCTGTAAATCCCCAGAACATAATCACAAAGCCTCTGAAAGGTACACCAAGCCCGCCAACACCCCATCTTTTTTTCTGACTGAATAAACTTTTGAATGTCTTACATGGAACTGAAGTAACAAGTGTATCAGGCTCAACCGGAAATATTACTTTATATTTTTTGAGATTATAAACTGCATTCATTAAAGTAAAATCTTCAGTAACACTATAAGGCAGTTTTTCATATCCGCCAACTTCATCATATACTGATTTGCGGTAAGACATATTATTCCCAATACAAGAGACAGGCATTTTAAGATTTGTTGTTCCGGCACCAGCAGTTAGAAGATAAACAAAATCAATTGCCTGCATTCCATCAAACCATTTATCAGCAGTCTGAGTTGTTATTCCTGTTACTATTGCAACATTATCTTCATAAAATGAACAAACAGTTTTAGCCCACTGAGGTTTTACTTCACAATCGGCATCTGTAGTCAGAATTATTTCACCGGTTGCTTCTTTAATTGCATAAGCTAATGCACGCATTTTTCCGATAAGTTTTGTATGATGTTCTTCCGTTGTTATTTTTTTAAAGTGCATTTTATCTTTAATAAAATCATCAATAATCTTTCCAGTAGAATCAGTAGATTGATCATCAACAATCAGTATTTGAAGTTTACCTTCAGGATATTCAAGTTTATCGAGTGATATTAGGGTTCTTAAAATATTTTCTTCTTCGTCTCGTGCTGCTACTATTATTGTTGCAGTAGGCAGCTTATCTTCAGATATCTTTGGAAATTTTTTCTTTGCTCCAATTACAAACAATGCCGATTGAGCAAAATATCCGATCATTATAAACAAAAAAATCAACTCAAACATTCGTCAGCTTCTCCAAATTGAAAATTTCGATTATTCACCTCATCAATAACTATGCTTATTGAATCTTGGATTATTCTTTTTGTCTTTATACTGTCGTGCAAAACGATTATTGAGTTGTTTCTTAAATATTTCTTTACTGCAAAATTAACGACTTCAAGATCATTTTTATAATCATAAGTAAGCAATGACCACATAACGTTTTTCAGATTATATTCATTTAACAATGATGCAGTTGAGAGTTGAAATCTCCCGTGAGCAGGTCGGAAATATTTAATTTTATATCCAAGCTCTTTCTCTGCAATTCTGTTTGTATTTTCTATCTGAAATAATTTTTCATCAGCTGATATTTTACTTAATACTTTATGGTTATAAGTATGATTGCCGATTAAATGCCCCTCTGCTAATATCTGCTTAGCAAGTGAATGATATTTCTGAACATTTTCTCCAACACAAAAAAACAATGCTTTAATATTTTCTTCATCTAATCGTTTTAAGATTATTTCAGTTGTATCCGGATTAGGTCCATCATCAAAAGTAATCAGAACTTTATTGTTTGTAGTATTCCAATAATACTTTCTGAAAATGGTTTTCAGAATTCCCGGCGGATCATACAAATATTTCATCTAAATAAGAATCTGATTATTCAATTAAATCTTTTTATGTAATTTAGTCATAGTAAAATAAATTATTGTAATCTCAGATAAACAAATGTCAACTCAATCGGAACACAATAAAGGAATTCTTGCGGTCTTTCTAACTGCTATTTTATGGAGTTCGGGAGGACTATTAATAAAATTAGTTACTCTAAGTTCTATGCAAATATCTTTCTTCAGGTGTGCAATAGCTGCTATTGTATTTGCTCTAATGTTCAGAAAAAGAGTTTTAATAATTAACAAGTTAAGTTTATTTAACTCATTAGCATATTCTGCAGTACTGATTTTATTTGTGATTGCAACAAAAACCACTACAGCGGCAAATGCAATATTTTTACAATCAACAGCACCGATATA is a window of Ignavibacterium sp. DNA encoding:
- a CDS encoding polysaccharide deacetylase family protein — its product is MKYLYDPPGILKTIFRKYYWNTTNNKVLITFDDGPNPDTTEIILKRLDEENIKALFFCVGENVQKYHSLAKQILAEGHLIGNHTYNHKVLSKISADEKLFQIENTNRIAEKELGYKIKYFRPAHGRFQLSTASLLNEYNLKNVMWSLLTYDYKNDLEVVNFAVKKYLRNNSIIVLHDSIKTKRIIQDSISIVIDEVNNRNFQFGEADECLS
- a CDS encoding site-2 protease family protein — encoded protein: MDTLTSIEKRKKINSFLIHIGLFIVTFITTTLAGVEWTTGQLPPYEFSLLIKGLPYSVSIMLIITFHEFGHYFAARYHRVKATLPFYIPYPTIPYFINFGTMGAVIRTKSPIYTKKAMFDIGIAGPISGFIVCLGILIYGFTHVPSIEYLLQIHPDYFSSEFGNDGYKLVFGDSILFSSLRYLLVDHNNFFPPMSEIYRYPYLCAGWFGLLVTSMNMIPVGQLDGGHIAYTMFGQKNHLKISSISTIILAVIGFAGVVDSLLEFNLDIGWSGWLLWAFILYFIVKLKHPPLPDVTTLDRKRILLGYISFIIFVISFSPTPLILKII
- a CDS encoding DUF1207 domain-containing protein — translated: MIIKYRRLFIIALFLSQALIAQSYNWFPSDINIQPFTANMLEAKSGFLISTDNNKLRLDISASRDIVHWVDNNYSISIGADVFTFTRLRSNDDFKFPVETIDYLFGLNTGYKKQLDTENEVGFRFRLSHISTHLVDGQYDAQTQKWREGREPFVYSKEFVELFPYYRCKTIRAYLGFTYIFHVIPDELKKINLQLGFDYFAAEIGTDLFTPFIAYDFKLNGIEKFIGNNIISLGIKFGNWHSSGLSFYYSYISGTSIHGQLYDLRESYSNIGFNFEL
- a CDS encoding glycosyltransferase; translation: MFELIFLFIMIGYFAQSALFVIGAKKKFPKISEDKLPTATIIVAARDEEENILRTLISLDKLEYPEGKLQILIVDDQSTDSTGKIIDDFIKDKMHFKKITTEEHHTKLIGKMRALAYAIKEATGEIILTTDADCEVKPQWAKTVCSFYEDNVAIVTGITTQTADKWFDGMQAIDFVYLLTAGAGTTNLKMPVSCIGNNMSYRKSVYDEVGGYEKLPYSVTEDFTLMNAVYNLKKYKVIFPVEPDTLVTSVPCKTFKSLFSQKKRWGVGGLGVPFRGFVIMFWGFTANLFVLLTPLFYSPIWLILAAFKIALDFFLLYPVHIKLGIEKNLKYFFHFELYYIIYVILLPFIVLPDQKLVWKGREY
- a CDS encoding radical SAM protein, coding for MLLLCNYYVTYKCNAFCEFCHFSDHEAFKHTKNASLEDFKNNVSQLADLGVKFIDLTGGEPLLNKDIAEMAKFARGLNMQTSITSNGLLYHKFAEKLAGNVNLLHFSLDSPDEDEHNKIRNVDCYKSVLKSLTIAKSLGEYPDILFTATNETYKKLPRMHEIAQRYDLVLLVNPVFSYFGNPGLNEEAVDYIDNFCDGKIDVYLNKGFMKLRRDGGNDINNPSCKAVSRVIVISPDNEIILPCYHFANDKIPIDRPIKEIRQTEKFKFFLENEGRFDFCQGCTVNCYFEPSFAFPTNLYAISSLTSKFKYSYNKLIKQKIKKIKQISK